Part of the Sphingopyxis sp. 113P3 genome, GCCGCGCGCGCAGCCTTGCGATCGAGCAGGGTCCTTTATTCTTCTGGGAAGACGTTCTCGTCGACCGCCTGACGGGAGAAGCGGCATGAGCGACCTCGAAGCCTTTCGCGCCAGGGCCGCCGCCTGGCTCGAAGCGATGGTCCCCCTTTATGGCAAGGCCGCGCGCGAGGGCCTCACCGAGGCTGAAGACCTCGCGCTGGCCCGCCGCTACCAGAAGGCCAAGTTCGATGCAGGCTATGCCGGGATCAACTGGCCAAGAGAGTTCGGCGGCCAGGGCCTGGGCCATCTCGAGAAGGTCACCTTCGATACCGAGGAGATGAAGCATGGCTTTCCAAGCTTCTATTTCGGCATCTCGCTCGGCATGCCGATCCCCGTCCTCATGCAGTTCGGCCAGGACAAGGCCTGGGTGAAGGAACGCGTGCTCAAGGCGCTCCAGGGCGAGGAGATCTGGTGCCAGCTCTTCTCCGAGCCATCGGGGGGCTCCGACCTTGCCGGGCTGCGCACGCGCGCCGAGCCCGACGGCAATGGCTGGAAGATCAACGGCCAGAAGCTGTGGACGAGCTGGGCCCAGTACAGCGACTATGGCGTCATCGTCGTGCGCACCGATCCCAATGTGCCCAAGCACAAGGGCCTCACCTACTTCTGGGTCGACATGAAGGCCCCCGGCGTCACCGTCCGCCCGATCAAGCTCGTGGGCGGCGACAGCCACGTCAACGAGGTCTTCTTCGACGATGTGAAGATCAGCGACGATCAGCGCATGTCGCCCGTCGGCGGCGGCTTCGCGGTCGCAATCGCAACGCTGATGATCGAACGCTATGTCGCAACCGACAGCGCAGGCTTTGGACCCCACCTCGATCTCTTCACAAGCCTCGCCAAGAACACCGACCTCAACGGCAGACCCGCAATCGAGGACGGCCGCATCCGCCAGCAGATCGCACGCAACTACGCCATGCGCAGCGCCCTCCAGTCGATCACCGCACGCGCAATGGCCATGATGCAGGCCGGCATGACACCCGGCCCCGAAGGATCCCTCAACAAACTCGTCGCCGTGCGATCGCGCCAGAAACTCTCCGAACTCGCCATCGACCTTCAAGGCACCAACGGCCTCCACTTCAACCCCCACGCCTCCCAAAAGGAAGACTGGGCCGCAAGCTGGATCAACGCACCAACCGGACGCATCGCAGGCGGCTCCGACGAAACTCTCCTCAACACCATCGCCGAAAAAATCCTCGGACTCCCACAAGATCACCGACCCGACAAAGGCATCCCCTTCAACCAAATTCCAGCCTGACAAGGAGCCTCCCCATGAAAATCGATTCTTCCGTTTCCGCTGTCGTGACCGGGGGCGCCTCCGGCCTCGGCCGTGCCACAGCCGAAGCGCTCGCCGCCGCGGGTGTCAAAGTTGCCATCTTCGACATCAACGACGCGCTCGGCGAGGAGGTCGCTCAGTCGATCGGAGGACTTTTCGTCCATGTCGACATCACTGACGAGCAGTCGGTCGTCGATGGCTTCGCCAAGGCGCGCGCGGCGCACGGACAGGAACGCGTTGCGGTACACTGCGCGATGACCTCGCGCCGCGGCAAGACGCTCGCGTTCGACAAGGAGACGGGAAAATACCGCCGCACCCCCACTGAGGATTATGAATTTGGTGTCGCAGGCATTCTGACCGCCAGCTATCGCGTAGGCTCGATTGCCGCCGAGGGTATGGCGACCTTGCCCGAGCTTGAGGATGGCGAACGCGGCGCGATCATCTTCACCGCGTCGGTCGCAGCGCAGGACGCGCAGATCGGGCAGGTGATCTACGGTTCGGCGAAGGCGGGCGTGAACGGCCTCGTTCTCCCGATGGCCCGCGACCTCATGGATCTCGGTATCCGCGTGAACTCGATCATGCCAGGGGTGTTCGGCACACCGCTGCTTGGCAACATGAACCCGAAGGTCAAGGAAAGCCTCGAAGCCTCGGTTCCTTTCCCGAAGCGGCTCGGCAAGGCAGAGGAGTATGCGAGCCTCGCGATGGAGATGGTGCGCAATACCTATTTCAACGGTCAGGCCGTGCGCCTCGACGGCGCGATCCGCATGGCGCCGCGCTGACCTTCCTCTCTCACAAAAAGGAACCGAATATGTCCGAAGCCTATATCATCGACGCCGTCCGCACCCCGCGCGGGATCGGCAAGCCTGGCAAGGGCGCGCTCTCGCACCTCCACCCGCAGCATCTCGCCGCGACGGTGCTCAAAGCGATCCGCGACCGCAATAATCTCGACACCGCGACCGTCGACGACATCGTCTGGTCGACCTCGACGCAAAAGGGCAAGCAGGGCGGCGACCTGGGCCGGATGGCTGCGCTGTCGGCGGGCTATGACATCAAGGCCAGCGGCACGACCCTCGACCGTTTCTGCGGCGGCGGCATCAGCAGCGTGAACTTCGCATCCGCATCGGTGATGTCCGGCATGGAAGACTGCGTCATCGCGGGCGGCACCGAAATGATGAGCTACACCGCGCAGATCGGCGCTGAGGAAGCCAACGCCGGCATCAAGCCGCTCGGCATGGGCTCGGGCAACGCAGCGCTCGACGAACTGCACCCGCAGTCGCACCAGGGCGTGTGCGGCGACGCAATCGCAGCGCTGGAAGGCATTAGCCGCGAGGCGCTCGACGCGCTCGCGCTCGTCAGCCAGCAGCGCGCCGACCGCGCGATCAAGGAAGGCCGCTTCGACAAGTCGGTGGTTCCCGTTTACAACACCGACGGCAGCGTCGCGCTCGACCATGAGGAATTTCCGCGCCCCGACACCACCGCCGAAGGCCTCGCTGCCCTGAAACCGAGTTTCGCCGCACTCAAGGACTTCGATCTTGGCAATGGCGTGACCTTCGCCAAGCAGATCCAGCGCCGGTACCCAAATCTTGAATGGGAAGGTGTCCACCACGCCGGCAACTCCTCAGGCGTAGTGGACGGCGCGGCGGCGGTGCTCATCACCTCCAGGGATTATGCCGACAAGCATGGCCTCAAGCCGCGCGCGCGCATCGTCGCTTATGCCAATATGGGCGACGATCCGACGCTCATGCTCAACGCGCCGGTTCCCGCAGCGAAGAAGGTGCTCGAAAAGGCCGGCCTTACGACGGACGACATCGACGTCTGGGAAATCAACGAGGCCTTCGCCGTCGTCGCCGAAAAGTTCATCCGCGATCTCAAGCTCGACCGCGAGAAGGTGAACATCAACGGCGGCGCCATGGCGCTCGGACACCCGATCGGCGCCACCGGCTCGATCCTCATCGGCACCGCGCTCGACGAGCTTGAACGCTCGGGCGGCCGCTACGGCCTGGTCACCATGTGCGCCGCGGGCGGTATGGCCCCCGCAATCATCATCGAACGCATATAAGATTGTCACGCGCGAGGCAGCGATCGAGAGCGGTTTCGCGCTTCGGATCGCGCCTCGCCTGAGCTCGACCCATGAGGACGAGCACACAAAGATAGGAGAGTGATATGGCAGGACCCCTCAAGGGCATTCGAATCATCGAGTTTGCAGGGATCGGCCCCGGTCCCTTTTGCGGCATGATGCTCGCCGACCATGGTGCCGAGGTGATCCGCATCGACCGACCCGGCGGGTTCATGGATCCGCGCGACCCCCTGTCGCGCGGACGAACTTCAATTGCCCTCGACATGAAGAACCCTGACGCCGTGCAAACCGCGCGCGATCTCTGCAAGAGTGCAGACGGCATCATCGAGGGCTATCGCCCCGGCGTGATGGAACGCCTGGGACTAGGCCCGGAGGTACTGCTCGGTGATAATCCGAAGCTCGTATATGGCCGCATGACCGGCTGGGGGCAGTTCGGTCCTTACGCCCAGGCGGCAGGGCACGACATCAATTATATTTCGCTCTCGGGCGTGCTCCACGGTATCGGCCGCGCTGGTGAGAAGCCGGTGCCACCGGTCAATTATGTCGGCGACTTTGGAGGCGGCGGCATGATGCTCGCCTTCGGCATGGCAAGCGCCCTGCTTCATGCTGCGAAAACCGGCGAAGGACAGGTAATCGACTGCGCAATGACCGACGGCTCGGCCCTCCTCGCGGGAATGACCTGGGGGTTTCGGGCGATGGGCCGCCTCAAGGACGAAGCCGGCGTCAACATGCTCGACGGCGGCGCGCATTTCTATGACACGTACCGCTGCGCCGACGGCAAGTTCATCTCGATCGGCTCGATCGAACCGCAATTCTACGCTCTGCTGCGCGAAAAGACCGGGCTGGACCGCGACACTGCGTTCGATGCGCAAACGGACCCCTCGCAATGGGGTCCGCTCAAGGAACGGTTGACCGTGCTCTTTGCGACGAAAACGCGCGACGAATGGTGCGAGCTCATGGAAATGACCGATGTCTGCTTCGCGCCGGTGCTGTCGCTGGAGGAGGCGCCGAAGCACCCGCATAATATCGAGCGGGAGACCTTCATCACCGTCGGCGGTGCGACCCAGCCCGCTCCCGCGCCGCGCTATTCGGCAACTGTGAACGACACGCCGCGCGCAGCGCCCGAGGTGGGAGCCGACGCCGACAAGGTGCTCGCGAGCCTCGGATATGACAGCGCGAAAATCGCGGCATTGCGAGACGGCGGCGCGGTGCGCTGATCGGTCATTCGGCGCGCGCGGTCAGGTTTTCCCACAGACCGCGCCCGCCGAAACCGGAGACTTGCCGCCCCAGTCGCTCGGCCCAATAGGCGTCGTTGCCGTGCATCCCGCGCCAGCGCATCAGCGGGATTGTCGCGCGGTGGAGGTCATACTCGCGGGTAAAACCGATCGCGCCGTGAACCTGGTGCGCGACCGCCGTGACGACACCGACCGCGCGATTGGCGCGCAACTTCGCCGCCGCAATCTCGAAGTCTGCGGCTTCGGCATCGAGCCCGGTCGCGTCGAGACGCGACGCCATCGCCGCTGCCGCGGCATCCACTGCCGCGACCTCGCACGCCAGGACGGCGAGGGACTGCTGCACGGCCTGGAACTTGCCGAGCGGTCGCCCGAACTGCTGGCGCGTATTCACATGCTCGATCGACAGTGCAAGCGCCTGTCCCATCGCCCCCGCCATCAAGCCGACCGTCGCGGCAGCACGGAGCGCTTCCGGGGCGTCCTTGAGCCCCGACAGGATCAGATTGGCCACCGGCAGGTCCGGCACCACGACGCCCGCGATGCGGAGCACCGCGTTCACGTCGCCCCAATCGCCGCCGAACCCGCCGTCGGCCTCGGGAACGAGCAGGAGGACGAACCCCGCTGTCTCGATCGGCGCCATGCCGGCTTCGGTGGCATCGCCGAACACCGCGCGCGCGGTGTCGCACAGCATCTCGCGCGCCGCGCTCATCGCAGCCCCAACCCGCGCGCGATGATCCCGCGGATCACCTCGCGCGTTCCGCCGCGCAGCGAGAAGCTGGGCGACGCGATGAGAAGCGCGCGCAGCAACCGCGCGAGATCGTCCGGGTCGTCCCAGCCGCACTCGACCACCGCCTGCACACGTCGGGGCAAGTCCTGTTCGAACGCATTGCCCAATTCCTTGACCACCGACGCCTCGACCATCGGATCTTCGCCTGCCGCGAGTTTTGCCGCGGTCGACATCGACAATTGGCGCAGCGTCCACATCTCCGCAGTCAACTCGCCGATCAGCACTGCAAGTGCGGGCGCGGGATCGGGCCCCGCGGCGTCGATGAGTGCCGCGAGCAGCGCGTGGCTTGACAGATAACGCTCCGGCCCCGACCGCTCGAGCCCGAGTTCGGCGGTGACCTGTTTCCACCCCTGCCCCCGCTCGCCGACCAGCGCGCCGTGCGGGACGAGGACATCGTCGAAAAAGACTTCGTTGAAGTCGTGGTGTCCCGCCATGTCGATGATCGGCCGGATGGTGATGCCGGGCGTATCGAGATCGATCAGGAACTGACTGAGCCCTGCATTGCGCTCGCTCCCCTCTTCAGTCCGCACCAAGGCGAGCATGATGTGCGACAGGTGCGCGCCCGTGGTCCAGATCTTCTGTCCATTGATCCGCCAGCCCTCTGCCGTTTCGCGAGCGCTTGTCCGTACGGCGGCAAGATCCGAACCGGCGCCCGGTTCGGAAAGTCCGATGCAGGCGTAGGTTTCGCCGCGGGCAATGCCTGGGAGATAGCGCTCCCGCTGCTCCTCAGTGCCATAGCGCAGAATCAGGGGACCCGTCTGGCGGTCGGCAATCCAGTGTGCGCCGACAGGTGCGCCGGCGGCGAGCAATTCCTCGATCACCACATAGCGTTCAAGTGGATGCCGCTCGCCGCCGCCATAGCGGGCGGGCAAGGTCATGCCGATATATCCCGCAGCGCCCAGCGCTCGGCTGAAATCGGGATCGAAGCTCGCCCAGCAGTTCGCGCGCCGAACGGCATCGTCCTGCGGCTGATGCTCGGCGAGCCAGCGCCGCAGACCGGTTCGCAATGCCGAGCTATCGCCTGGCGGGTGGAAAGGGTAGAGTGCAAAGCCTTGCATGTCCCGCCAGCCATGCAATAGCTTTTCGAAACTGAAAAGGATGAATTGGACGATGGGTGAATTTCTGAGCGTCGAGCGGCGGGGCAAGATCGCAATCCTGACAATGAGCAAGCCTGAAAGCATGAACGCGATCGGAACGCATGCCGATTGCGACGATATTATCGACACACTGCGCGTTCTGGGCGAGGATCGGGGTGTCAGCGCGATCATCCTCACCGGTACCGGCAAGGCGTTCAGCGCCGGCGGCAATCTGAAATCGATGCAGGAGCGCAAGGGCATTGGCGTTCTCGACCAGCCCGACTCGACCCGCGCCAACTATCGCCGCGGCGTCCAGGCCGTGATCCGCGCGCTGATGGACTGCGAGATTCCGATGATCGCCGCGGTCAACGGTCATGCCGTGGGGCTGGGCTGCGATCTCGCGTGCACCTGTGACATCCGCATTGCCGCACAAAGCGCTCAGTTCGCATGCAGCTTCATCAAGGTCGGGATCGTTCCAGGCGATGGCGGTGCGTGGCTGCTTCAGCGCGTGCTCGGTTATCCGCGCGCCGCCGAACTGTTCCTGACCGGTGACCGCTTCGATGCGCAGGCCGCAAAGGACTATGGCCTGGTTTCCGAGGTCGTACCCGACGCCGATCTCCTCGACCGCGCACTCGCCATTGCCGACCGTATCGTCTGCAATCCGCCGCGCGCGCTGCGGCTCACCAAGCGGCTGCTGCGCGAAGCGCAGCATAGCCGAATGAGCGATATCCTCGAACTCAGCGCCGCTTATCAGGCCATCGTTCACGAAACCGCCGACAACCGCGAGGCCATCAACGCCTTCGTCGAAAAGCGGGCGCCGGTATTCACGGGAGAATGACCATGCTCGCCGATCGCGTTCTGTCCCTGTCGGGCGTCCATAATTTCCGCGATTATGGCGGCTACGCCGTCGAAAGCGGCGGGCGGCTGCGTGACGGCATCCTGTGGCGCTCGGCGCACCATGTCGAAGCCGCCGATGACGACCTCGCGACGATCGATGCGCTCGGCATCGAAACGATCATCGATCTGCGCGGCGACGATGAGCGCCAGATGCATCCGTGCCGTCGCAGCGAGAATTTCGCGGGCCGCGTGCTGTTTGCCGGCGGCGTCACCGCGGGTCTTGCCCCGCACCTACAGGCCGCTGGCGGTGCAATCGACGCCGCGACGGCCCGGGCGCGGATGGTCGATACCTACGCCGGCATGCCCTATCGCCCCGCGCTCGTTGCGACGCTGCGCCTCTACCTCTCGGCGCTTGCTGAATATGACGCACCCAGCTTGGTCCACTGCGTCGCCGGCAAGGACCGTACCGGCTTTGCGGTCGCGATCGTCCATCGGCTGCTCGGCGTGCATGAAGACGATCTGATGCACGACTATCTGCTAACCAATACTGCCGGCAAAATCGACGAGCGCGTGAGCCAGGGTGCAGCGCATATTCGCGACCGCTACGGCGCCGAGATCGGCGAGGACGCGATCCGCGCATTGATGTCGGTCAACCCTGCATATCTCGACGCGGCTCTTGCCACGGTGCGCCGCGATCATGGCGACATTCCCGCCTACGCCGAAGCGGTCCTTAATTTTACGCCCGAAATGCGCGAGGCGATGATCGATCGGCTGGTCGTCTGATGCCTGCGCTCAGGGCATCAAATGGTCCGCGGTGATCGTCTTGCCATCGGTCGACACCGAGGCATAGCCGGTCTCCTTGATGTCGTTCGCCGCGAGCCGTCCGGTCAGGTCGAGACGCAGCGTATGCCTGTTGTTGAAGGGGCCGGGCGCCGAAAGGCGGACTCCAGACCAGGCATAATTGCCGTACACGCTGCTCAGTCGCCCTTTTTGCGCGGCCATGACCGAGGAAAGCGCAGCGGCGTCGACCTGCGACAGCGGAATCAGATAATCATCCAGCCGAAAATCCGCGGCATTGCCGCCCATCACCGTTATCTCGACCGGACTGGGGGGTGAGAATTGACCGCTGTTGAGGTCGAGGCGGGTATTCAGGAGCTTTCGCGGATCATCAGGGTTCTGATACTGCACCGAACAGCTGGTCATCTCGCCTGCGGGCTTGCCGTCACTGGGGTCAATTTCCTTGCCGACGCTGAAGAACGAGGTAATCTCGGACACCTTGGCATCTGCGCCCAAATGCTTGGCGATGGCGCGAAAGCACACGTCGGATCCGTCGGCCAGTGTGGGAATGCTGCCCTGGGCCGCATCGGTCTCGCCGGACGTTCCGGTCATCGCGGCGTCTGGCGCGTCGCCCGGCGCGGTGTCCGCATCTCCGCAGGCGGAAAGGCACAGAGATGCCGTCAAGGACAATAGGGTCGCTCGCAACAATATCATCGGTCAATTCCTCGCTTTTCGAAAAGGAAAGGCGTTAAAGCAACGGCTCGCGGCGCGACATTCTGCCTTCGTCCGCAAGCGTGAGCGACCTTTGGCAAGCCTAGAATCTGCTGTTGCCGATTTCCACCCCATTTTTACGGCCTATTCGCGCTTCATCAGGACCCCGCCCTTCACCACAGCTGCGACATGCTGGAGCCGCGTTACGTCCGCGAGCGGGTCGCCCTCGATGGCGATGATGTCAGCAAAGCGGCCGACCACTATCGCACCTATGTCGCCGCCCATCCCCAACGCTTCGGCCGCGTTCAGCGTCGCGGCGCGGATCGCCTCGATTGGCGTCATTCCCCACTCGACCATCTTCGCAAATTGTCGTGCATTGTCGCCATGGGGAAACACCCCGGCATCGGTACCAAAAATCATCCGCACGCCCGCGTTTACAGCGCGCTGGAAAGTCTGGCGTTGTGCAAGGCCGATCGCCTTTTCCTTGTCGAGGCTTTCCTGCTCGGTGCCGTTGGCAGTACCCGTTGCAAGGATATAATCGTCATTGTAGATATCCATCGCGAACCAGGTTTTGCGTTCGGCCGCGAGTTTGAGCGTCTGGTCGCTTGCCAGGCTGCAATGCTCGATGGTGTCGATGCCCGCGAGGATCGCGGCGCGAATCCCTTCATCCCCATGAGCATGCGCCGCGACCTTGATCCCCAGCATATGCGCCTCTTCGGCAATCGCCCTCATTTCCTCGAGCGTCAGCTGCTGCGCGCCGACACTGTCACCAAGGGAAAACACCCCGCCGGTCGCGCAGATCTTGATCGCGCGGGCGCCATATTTGTGCAGCCAGCGCACCTTGCGGCGAGCCTCCTCGGGGCTGTCGATCACCGAGGGCTCCTTGCGGTCCATCGAGGGCGGCAGTCCCCCGCTGTCGCAATGCCCTCCGGTTGCACCGAGCGCCC contains:
- a CDS encoding SDR family NAD(P)-dependent oxidoreductase, encoding MKIDSSVSAVVTGGASGLGRATAEALAAAGVKVAIFDINDALGEEVAQSIGGLFVHVDITDEQSVVDGFAKARAAHGQERVAVHCAMTSRRGKTLAFDKETGKYRRTPTEDYEFGVAGILTASYRVGSIAAEGMATLPELEDGERGAIIFTASVAAQDAQIGQVIYGSAKAGVNGLVLPMARDLMDLGIRVNSIMPGVFGTPLLGNMNPKVKESLEASVPFPKRLGKAEEYASLAMEMVRNTYFNGQAVRLDGAIRMAPR
- a CDS encoding acyl-CoA dehydrogenase family protein; the protein is MQGFALYPFHPPGDSSALRTGLRRWLAEHQPQDDAVRRANCWASFDPDFSRALGAAGYIGMTLPARYGGGERHPLERYVVIEELLAAGAPVGAHWIADRQTGPLILRYGTEEQRERYLPGIARGETYACIGLSEPGAGSDLAAVRTSARETAEGWRINGQKIWTTGAHLSHIMLALVRTEEGSERNAGLSQFLIDLDTPGITIRPIIDMAGHHDFNEVFFDDVLVPHGALVGERGQGWKQVTAELGLERSGPERYLSSHALLAALIDAAGPDPAPALAVLIGELTAEMWTLRQLSMSTAAKLAAGEDPMVEASVVKELGNAFEQDLPRRVQAVVECGWDDPDDLARLLRALLIASPSFSLRGGTREVIRGIIARGLGLR
- a CDS encoding Xaa-Pro dipeptidase, which gives rise to MRFRGTIGNILRVMAFAATASLAPQGEAAEQAGGSGSSVITAARMLDVNSGKTIEHPAIFVGADGRITQIADARTVRWSADVEHIDLGERTLLPGLIDMHVHLTALAEVGGYQGLRYTDSFWTAVGVANAKTTIEAGFTTVRNVGSADFEDVGLKQAIEGGYIIGPRIIPAGWALGATGGHCDSGGLPPSMDRKEPSVIDSPEEARRKVRWLHKYGARAIKICATGGVFSLGDSVGAQQLTLEEMRAIAEEAHMLGIKVAAHAHGDEGIRAAILAGIDTIEHCSLASDQTLKLAAERKTWFAMDIYNDDYILATGTANGTEQESLDKEKAIGLAQRQTFQRAVNAGVRMIFGTDAGVFPHGDNARQFAKMVEWGMTPIEAIRAATLNAAEALGMGGDIGAIVVGRFADIIAIEGDPLADVTRLQHVAAVVKGGVLMKRE
- a CDS encoding tyrosine-protein phosphatase, coding for MTMLADRVLSLSGVHNFRDYGGYAVESGGRLRDGILWRSAHHVEAADDDLATIDALGIETIIDLRGDDERQMHPCRRSENFAGRVLFAGGVTAGLAPHLQAAGGAIDAATARARMVDTYAGMPYRPALVATLRLYLSALAEYDAPSLVHCVAGKDRTGFAVAIVHRLLGVHEDDLMHDYLLTNTAGKIDERVSQGAAHIRDRYGAEIGEDAIRALMSVNPAYLDAALATVRRDHGDIPAYAEAVLNFTPEMREAMIDRLVV
- a CDS encoding crotonase/enoyl-CoA hydratase family protein, with protein sequence MGEFLSVERRGKIAILTMSKPESMNAIGTHADCDDIIDTLRVLGEDRGVSAIILTGTGKAFSAGGNLKSMQERKGIGVLDQPDSTRANYRRGVQAVIRALMDCEIPMIAAVNGHAVGLGCDLACTCDIRIAAQSAQFACSFIKVGIVPGDGGAWLLQRVLGYPRAAELFLTGDRFDAQAAKDYGLVSEVVPDADLLDRALAIADRIVCNPPRALRLTKRLLREAQHSRMSDILELSAAYQAIVHETADNREAINAFVEKRAPVFTGE
- a CDS encoding acyl-CoA dehydrogenase family protein, which translates into the protein MSAAREMLCDTARAVFGDATEAGMAPIETAGFVLLLVPEADGGFGGDWGDVNAVLRIAGVVVPDLPVANLILSGLKDAPEALRAAATVGLMAGAMGQALALSIEHVNTRQQFGRPLGKFQAVQQSLAVLACEVAAVDAAAAAMASRLDATGLDAEAADFEIAAAKLRANRAVGVVTAVAHQVHGAIGFTREYDLHRATIPLMRWRGMHGNDAYWAERLGRQVSGFGGRGLWENLTARAE
- a CDS encoding CaiB/BaiF CoA transferase family protein, which gives rise to MAGPLKGIRIIEFAGIGPGPFCGMMLADHGAEVIRIDRPGGFMDPRDPLSRGRTSIALDMKNPDAVQTARDLCKSADGIIEGYRPGVMERLGLGPEVLLGDNPKLVYGRMTGWGQFGPYAQAAGHDINYISLSGVLHGIGRAGEKPVPPVNYVGDFGGGGMMLAFGMASALLHAAKTGEGQVIDCAMTDGSALLAGMTWGFRAMGRLKDEAGVNMLDGGAHFYDTYRCADGKFISIGSIEPQFYALLREKTGLDRDTAFDAQTDPSQWGPLKERLTVLFATKTRDEWCELMEMTDVCFAPVLSLEEAPKHPHNIERETFITVGGATQPAPAPRYSATVNDTPRAAPEVGADADKVLASLGYDSAKIAALRDGGAVR
- a CDS encoding acyl-CoA dehydrogenase family protein, encoding MSDLEAFRARAAAWLEAMVPLYGKAAREGLTEAEDLALARRYQKAKFDAGYAGINWPREFGGQGLGHLEKVTFDTEEMKHGFPSFYFGISLGMPIPVLMQFGQDKAWVKERVLKALQGEEIWCQLFSEPSGGSDLAGLRTRAEPDGNGWKINGQKLWTSWAQYSDYGVIVVRTDPNVPKHKGLTYFWVDMKAPGVTVRPIKLVGGDSHVNEVFFDDVKISDDQRMSPVGGGFAVAIATLMIERYVATDSAGFGPHLDLFTSLAKNTDLNGRPAIEDGRIRQQIARNYAMRSALQSITARAMAMMQAGMTPGPEGSLNKLVAVRSRQKLSELAIDLQGTNGLHFNPHASQKEDWAASWINAPTGRIAGGSDETLLNTIAEKILGLPQDHRPDKGIPFNQIPA
- a CDS encoding acetyl-CoA C-acetyltransferase encodes the protein MSEAYIIDAVRTPRGIGKPGKGALSHLHPQHLAATVLKAIRDRNNLDTATVDDIVWSTSTQKGKQGGDLGRMAALSAGYDIKASGTTLDRFCGGGISSVNFASASVMSGMEDCVIAGGTEMMSYTAQIGAEEANAGIKPLGMGSGNAALDELHPQSHQGVCGDAIAALEGISREALDALALVSQQRADRAIKEGRFDKSVVPVYNTDGSVALDHEEFPRPDTTAEGLAALKPSFAALKDFDLGNGVTFAKQIQRRYPNLEWEGVHHAGNSSGVVDGAAAVLITSRDYADKHGLKPRARIVAYANMGDDPTLMLNAPVPAAKKVLEKAGLTTDDIDVWEINEAFAVVAEKFIRDLKLDREKVNINGGAMALGHPIGATGSILIGTALDELERSGGRYGLVTMCAAGGMAPAIIIERI